In a single window of the Arthrobacter sp. StoSoilA2 genome:
- a CDS encoding TraM recognition domain-containing protein — translation MSTRSGPTNPLVSVGLWVVAGYVVFCLLVQAASAIAAPPQCGGRLGSSLNPAAGVGLLAGRPDWISRISAECSVNLAAVWWIVGGVLGLIAALAGAGVVGWRMWKQSGAWLRQDILSRDGVAGRAEIVRDFGSRAVRRRGKYTRPGLSKPSIHDVSWTLGRSRGVTIHVSTEESMVIQGAPRSGKGLYVVINAILDAPGAVVTTSTRADNLVVTMRARMSQGRPVTVFDPQGMSGLPSTLRWSPVRGCADPDIATRRALVITADTEMKGENAAWQKRSLIVLQCLLHAAALSGEGIGAFRRWSSSPVLAREALDILGKPGAALGWQADLMGILEDDPRNTSNSWIGVSAAVAPLSSPRVLAALDPQDEAEAFDPKSFIRQRGTLYLIGTRSGAAAAGSYLSALIDDIDNAARDMAFVSAGGRLDPPLSLILDEIANLSPWPGLPVVLSDGGGIGISTLVVLQSLSQARSGWSVEEAATIWDSAIIKVIFGGGSDERDLRSLAGLLGERSLIVNTRSWSAQGRQDGEQIRESPVIRLDEIRRLPVGTALMLGRRTRPILLDLRDWHKRKDGSELGRSKMETERELAAGHLNRQAANHEVEQ, via the coding sequence GTGAGTACACGATCCGGACCCACGAATCCCTTGGTCTCTGTCGGCTTGTGGGTGGTCGCAGGCTACGTGGTCTTTTGTCTTCTCGTCCAGGCGGCGTCCGCCATTGCTGCACCACCGCAGTGTGGTGGCAGACTGGGCTCGTCATTGAATCCGGCGGCGGGTGTTGGATTGTTGGCTGGACGTCCCGACTGGATTTCACGCATTTCAGCCGAGTGCTCAGTCAACCTGGCTGCTGTGTGGTGGATCGTGGGCGGTGTCTTAGGACTCATCGCTGCGCTCGCAGGTGCTGGAGTGGTCGGGTGGCGGATGTGGAAGCAATCAGGGGCGTGGCTGCGGCAGGACATACTAAGTCGGGATGGCGTAGCGGGCAGAGCAGAGATCGTGCGCGATTTTGGGTCGAGGGCTGTCCGACGTCGGGGTAAGTACACGCGCCCTGGACTGAGTAAGCCCAGCATTCACGACGTCTCATGGACGCTCGGCCGCTCGCGGGGAGTAACCATCCACGTCTCGACCGAGGAATCGATGGTGATTCAGGGGGCACCGCGGTCCGGCAAGGGGCTGTACGTGGTGATCAATGCAATTCTGGATGCTCCTGGGGCCGTGGTCACGACGTCGACGCGCGCCGACAACTTGGTGGTCACGATGAGGGCCAGGATGTCGCAGGGGAGACCCGTGACTGTTTTTGATCCGCAAGGAATGTCGGGGCTGCCGTCGACTCTGCGATGGTCACCTGTACGGGGGTGCGCTGACCCGGACATTGCTACTCGCCGGGCGCTGGTCATCACTGCGGACACGGAGATGAAAGGCGAGAACGCGGCATGGCAGAAACGCTCGCTGATCGTCCTGCAGTGCTTGCTCCACGCGGCAGCACTATCGGGAGAAGGAATTGGTGCCTTCCGACGGTGGTCCTCAAGTCCCGTGCTGGCTCGAGAAGCCCTGGACATACTAGGTAAGCCTGGCGCGGCGCTCGGCTGGCAGGCAGACCTCATGGGGATCCTTGAGGACGATCCCCGCAACACATCTAACTCATGGATTGGCGTCTCGGCTGCCGTGGCACCATTGTCGTCCCCTCGGGTTTTGGCGGCACTGGATCCACAAGATGAGGCGGAGGCATTTGATCCAAAGAGCTTCATCCGACAGCGTGGGACTCTCTACTTGATTGGCACCCGATCCGGAGCTGCAGCTGCTGGATCGTACCTTTCGGCTCTGATTGATGACATAGACAATGCTGCCCGCGATATGGCCTTTGTATCTGCCGGGGGCCGGCTGGATCCACCGCTCTCTCTGATCCTGGATGAGATAGCCAACCTTTCGCCGTGGCCTGGACTTCCGGTGGTGCTCTCCGACGGTGGCGGCATTGGTATCTCGACCCTGGTAGTCCTCCAGTCGCTGTCTCAGGCTCGGAGCGGCTGGTCTGTTGAGGAGGCGGCGACGATCTGGGATTCCGCGATTATCAAAGTGATCTTCGGCGGTGGCTCCGATGAGCGTGATCTGCGCTCGCTGGCGGGGCTACTCGGCGAGCGCAGCCTCATTGTGAACACTCGCTCTTGGTCTGCTCAGGGGCGACAAGACGGCGAGCAGATTCGGGAAAGCCCGGTGATCAGGCTTGACGAGATCAGGCGTCTTCCGGTTGGCACGGCGCTCATGCTTGGACGGCGCACGCGCCCAATCCTCTTGGACCTGCGTGACTGGCACAAACGGAAGGACGGTTCCGAGCTGGGCCGCTCGAAGATGGAGACGGAGCGAG
- a CDS encoding ATP-binding protein yields MSLKNQEVTHTPSGTRAERKSLRKAANAGSMPQKRKLSGRIDEALERRGYRERLVGDWGSREPQSLWGPHRLRPAPHRASTLTFAAAYPFITESGLGHEGTYIGTDIFGSGAFSYDPWILYDKGIISGPSIVVIGTVGTGKSMCGKSLVARSITLGRKAAVASDPKGEWVAVANAVGGKVISVGPGRSARVNPLDAGPRPSSLTDSQWHAVVRQRRRQLLVALVSLMRQGTPLHPVEHTALDMALLETTAENSTPTLPMVLDHLMNPSPETLTLVGKEGGIAVSHSLRRTVSGDLEGMFDAPSTVAFDADAPMMVMDTSALIGASEQALSLAAACSATWLEAAVTNPDGGKRLVVYDEGWRMLADPYLLAKMSEQWRLARTYGIANLLIMHKVADLNEIGDSTSGHRQKALGLLTEADTRIIYRQKHDAMRLTKEALGLTEAECEHVENLPKGVGLWKVGNRSFIVANRVTTDELEVFGTDDRMHL; encoded by the coding sequence ATGAGTCTCAAGAACCAAGAGGTGACCCATACGCCGTCGGGTACTCGCGCCGAACGCAAGAGTCTCCGAAAAGCGGCAAACGCTGGGTCAATGCCACAGAAGCGCAAACTCAGCGGGCGGATCGACGAAGCGTTGGAGCGGCGCGGTTATCGCGAGCGCCTTGTCGGTGATTGGGGGAGTAGGGAACCGCAGTCACTATGGGGTCCGCATCGGTTGAGGCCGGCACCGCACCGTGCGTCGACGCTGACCTTCGCCGCGGCGTATCCCTTCATCACCGAATCCGGTCTGGGCCACGAGGGCACCTACATCGGCACTGACATTTTTGGCTCCGGCGCATTCTCCTATGATCCGTGGATCCTTTACGACAAAGGAATCATCAGCGGGCCGTCTATCGTCGTGATCGGCACGGTGGGTACGGGCAAGTCCATGTGCGGGAAGTCGCTGGTTGCGCGTTCCATAACCCTGGGCAGGAAGGCAGCCGTTGCGTCCGACCCCAAGGGCGAGTGGGTAGCAGTAGCCAACGCGGTGGGCGGGAAAGTCATCTCCGTGGGGCCGGGACGGTCAGCTCGTGTGAACCCATTGGACGCAGGGCCCAGGCCTAGCTCTTTGACCGACTCTCAGTGGCACGCCGTAGTCCGACAGCGTCGCCGGCAACTGCTGGTCGCGCTCGTCTCACTCATGCGGCAAGGCACTCCACTGCACCCGGTGGAGCACACGGCCCTAGACATGGCGTTGTTGGAGACGACTGCGGAGAACTCGACGCCGACGTTGCCCATGGTGCTGGACCACCTGATGAACCCGTCGCCGGAAACTTTGACACTTGTGGGCAAGGAAGGGGGAATTGCGGTCAGTCACTCGTTGAGGCGGACAGTTTCGGGCGACTTGGAAGGGATGTTCGATGCGCCCTCTACCGTTGCGTTCGACGCCGACGCGCCAATGATGGTGATGGACACGTCGGCGCTTATCGGCGCGTCCGAGCAGGCGTTGTCGCTTGCTGCCGCTTGCAGTGCCACTTGGCTGGAGGCAGCAGTAACAAACCCCGACGGCGGTAAGCGGCTTGTGGTGTACGACGAGGGTTGGAGGATGCTCGCCGACCCGTACCTGTTGGCAAAGATGAGCGAACAGTGGAGGCTCGCCCGCACCTATGGGATCGCGAACCTGCTGATCATGCACAAGGTGGCAGACCTCAACGAGATCGGCGACAGCACCAGCGGCCATCGGCAGAAGGCACTCGGCCTACTGACGGAGGCCGACACCCGCATCATCTATCGGCAGAAGCACGATGCCATGCGCCTGACCAAGGAAGCCTTGGGCCTTACGGAGGCGGAGTGCGAGCATGTTGAGAATCTTCCCAAGGGTGTTGGTCTGTGGAAGGTGGGGAATCGGTCCTTCATCGTCGCTAACAGGGTCACGACAGATGAGCTGGAAGTCTTCGGTACTGATGATCGGATGCACCTGTGA